gtttttttagcatttcattCTTCTCTAGTATGTATAGATTAGCCCACTGTTTAATCTGTACATACTACAGAAGAGGTTTAAGAGCAGAAAGACCTTCTGATGCCAGGTTCAAGCTTCCAAAGCTCTGTTAACTGCTGAAGGAGTGTACTTCTGAAGCTGGTGGGTTTACAGTGTACTTGCCCGGAGGTTTTGTCAGATCATGCATGCCTTTTCCACTGCCAAACTTCATTATCATGTTCTCCTCCAGGCTTTTCTCCAGCTATCCCCAGACGAAAACCTACTTCCCTCATTTTGATCTCAGCCAAGGCTCAGCTCAGCTTCGTGGCCATGGCTCCAAGGTCATGAATGCCGTTGGGGAAGCTGTGAAGAACATTGATGACATTAGAGGCGCTTTGGCCAAACTCAGTGAGCTGCATGCTTACATCCTTAGGGTGGACCCAGTGAACTTCAAGGTAAGTGAACACAGACATTTTCAAGAATGAAAACAGTCACAGAACTAGAGACCACAGATCATTTTGCTAATGGATGTTTGATCCCTGACTGTATGGTACAGCCTTGTCAACTCATGTTGCTGCTGGTTCCCAATCTGATTTTCAACCTGAGACTGGATCTTCTAATAAAACATCTGGTTCGGGTCAAGCAAAGGATTATTCAAGGTGCTTCTGTGGTTTGTGTTAGACAGATCTGAGTCCTTGCTGCCTTTGTTGTAATTTATCAATCTTCCTTACATGTCAGGTGGTATCACCTTCCCTGaatagttttaattaaatctgAATTCCCTTTGGTGAAGAAGAAAGAGACATTTGGAAAGAGGGATTTATACCAAGCAGTGCCTTCTGCACAATACAAGAGGCCAGTCTGCTTCTTCACACACTCTCCTTCTTCAGGCACTAACGTCACCTGTTTGGGACATGTATTTGTCATTCCAAAGCATGCTGGGACAAACCAAGGTCAATTGCAGACCCTCAGACTGGCATCTGTTACTGATTACAATGGAATTAATCTTGTTTTCCCTTACAGCTGCTTTCCCACTGTATCCTGTGCTCTGTGGCTGCCCACTATCCTAGTGATTTCACTCCAGAAGTTCATGCTGCGTGGGACAAGTTCCTGTCCagtgtttcttctgttctgaCTGAGAAGTACAGATAAATGGCCTCCACAGAGGATGAGGGACGCGCATCCATGGCACATCACAGCTGCCAAGCTTTGGGGTATTCACTCCTTCCTATGCAGTCCTCTCAAATCCCCTATGCAGGGGCTTGGTCATCTGCAAACCACAATAAATAATTCAACTGTGAACTATGGTCTCTGTGCTTTCATCTTCACATGTTCCACTTACACCATAGCGTTCAGATAGGGGTGTCCTGAAATCTCTACATaatatggaaaggaaaatggtaAGCTGTTTAAGTTCACGTACATAGCAAAAATAACATACCGTTGAGCAGAATCCCAGAAGAGACTAGAGCCCTGTGACTGCTACTGCTCAGAGTTCAGAAGGTAGGTCCATCCAAGATAAAGCTGATTAGGAAACATTCTTTTACCCTTCTAGGATATTGAATGGACCCAGGCTTTTGATTTGGCCTCTCCAAAATCCAGCACAGCTTGTTCTGAACAATAGCTGCATTTCATATGGTGGGATGTGCACAAGGTGATGCTGGGCATTGTATTTGCATGCTGTTCTTCACAGGGTCTGGTCAAGGTATCTGGTGTTTCTTGAACACCTTGGGCTATCACACCTGCTAGTCACATCTGTTTGGTAAAGGGACCATCCTGTCAGCTTGACGTTTCCTGTTTTTATACTGGGAATTTTGCATGCATTTGAAATTTGGGAAAACTAGTGGCCACTGGAGTGAACACATCAACACTGGAGTGTTGATGACATCTGCGGGACCAGAAATTATGAGTGTTTGTCTGGAAAAAGGTGACAGAAGAATATGGGTCACCTGTATTGCTGACCTGTATCAACAGTCAGCCTGGGGGGAGGCATGAATCTTCCATACATACCTACCCACGCCTCACTAGCCAAGGCCCTCCTGACTCCCACTGACTTCTTCCCAGCTCCCAGATGTTAAAAGATGTGTGAGCTGTTTTGTTTACATCCTTGCTTCCTCTTCCAAAGTCTTCCCAAGACTTACAGTGATGCATCACTTCTTCATGAAAATACAGGAATTTTTAGAGCGGTTTGAAAATCAAAAGCCCCTTCATTTGTTGGTGTATTCTCTACCTAAGTAAGCCATATGCTATGGGCATGCCAAAGACTAAATAAGCTTCCCACACATGTGGAACAAACTGAACGTATAGTGCATCTTAGAAAGGATCTGTGTCTAAGGACTGAGTGACCCCTGTTTCTTTTGCTGAGCTATATCCCTGCTCTTTCAGTGAGATATTTATCAAGTTACATTCACTGTCCATGTGTGTCTCAGAGGAGTTTTGACATGAAAAGATGGGTGCAAAGTCTTAAGCAAACTCTGATCAGCAAGCCTGAATTGGTGCAGTGAGCTGTAGTGTTCATCTAATTTACAAAATTTAGGCTCTGTATTTGGGTAAGTGTGAGAGAGAAGATGCAGAAGGTCTGAAACCATCAAATTGCTCTAAACCTGTTGAAGTCTACCACAGCATTTTCTGTGACCAGTAAGTTTTTAAAGCATACTATACTGGTGGGGTTTTGGGTAGCTCAGAGGTTTAAATCAACAACTTACAtggtagaatcatagaatcatagaatatcccaggttggaagggacccataaggatcatcaagtccaactcctggcaccacacaggtctacccaaaaaatcagaccatgtaactaagagcacagtccaaatgcttcttaaactccgacagaCTCGGTGCCGTGACTATGTCTGTGGGGAGCCTCTTCCAGTTcacgacaaccctctcagtgaagaacctcttcctgatatccagcctgaatgTCCTCAAGTCAGGGGGATCTGGTAGGTCAGCACCTGGTATATCCCTAAACCCACACTTGTATCAATGACTTCACACAGAGATAAATGAAAGATAAGACAGTCCTCAACCACCATAGGCCCTATGGAGTGTCCTAGCATTTATGGAGAGGCAGGAGCACATACCGGGGTGGGAATGAGGCAACAAGTGCAGGCCTGACAATCATGCAGGTATGGACctatagtgataggactagagggaatggcctcaagttgcaccaggggaagttcaggttgGAGAATTTTGgagaatttcttctcagaaagtgtagtcaggcattgggacgggtcgcccagggaggtggtggagtcactgtccctgggggtgtttaaggaaaggttggacgtggtgctttgggacatggtttagtaggtgatagtggtggtagggtgatggttggaccaggtgatcttggagggcttttccagcctttgtgattctatgattccatggtTCCATGACTTTGGAAAGACAATGTGCCAATGAAAGAGGTTCTTCCCCCACCCAGATTTCTCTGGGCTGATGGAGAGATGCCTTTCCCACAGCAGGGCCATGGCATTACCTGCAAGGACTTGCCCCAAAGGTTGTCCATGGCTCTAGCTCAGAGGCATTGGGAGCgtgcagaaagcaaaggcagcacGGGGAGGGGAGGTGGCCCGAGCGATCTTTGCTCAGAGTGGGCTGCATGTGCCAGAGGCTGGAGGACAGGAGGGCCAGGGGCAGGTGTGGGACCCACCCTGACTCAAGTGACAAAGAGCCAAGCAGGGCTTGTCGAGGGGAGAATGGCATATCTGGACAGGAGTACTGGCAAGAAAGACCAAGGCTGTGGCTGGCCTGTGGCACCCATGGGATGTGCTGATGGCTGCTGTTGACTGTAAGGCGCAGCCCTGCTGGgtgctctccccagccccaggcctgGTGAGGGGCTGCCTCAGATCCCTTCTGCCTGCTGCGGCAAGGCCACCTGCGGGGGCCAGCCCAGCtggaagggcagagcagggcagagcagagcagtggtGCCCCATCTGGGCCCCCCTTGGGGACGGGCCCCCTCCAGGGAAGCTGGGGCCCCCCAAGGAactgctgcagcctctccctggTCCCGGCACTGCGAGGCCTCAGCCCCTCCACCCCTCCACGCTGATAAGATAAGGCCAGGGCGGGAGCGCAGGGTGCTATAAGAGGTCGGCCCCGCGGGTGTCTCCACCACAGAAACCCGTCAGTTGCCAGCCTGCCTCGCCAGCTGCCGCCATGCTGACCGCCGACGACAAGAAGATCATCGCGCAGTTGTGGGAGAAGGTGGCTGGCCACCAGGACGAATTCGGAAATGAAGCTCTGCAGAGGTGTGGGCTGGGCCCAGGGGGCCCTCatggggtgggcagcagggagcaggagcccTGCAGTGGGTGTGGGCTGGGACCCAGAGCGCCATGGGGTGCGGGCTGAGccgggcagagcagcagggcagcaaaACTGACTGGCCTTGCTCCGGCAGGATGTTCGTCACCTACCCCCAGACCAAGACCTACTTCCCCCACTTCGACCTGCATCCCGGCTCTGAACAGGTCCGTAGCCACGGCAAGAAAGTGGCGGCTGCCCTGGGCAATGCTGTGAAGAGCCTGGACAACATCAGCCAGGCCCTGTCTGAGCTCAGCAATCTGCATGCCTACAACCTGCGTGTTGACCCCGCCAACTTCAAGGCAAGCGGGGGCTAGGGTCCTTGGGTCTGAgggtctgggggtcctggggtctGAGGTTCCTGGGGTCTGAGGTTCCTGGGATCTGGCAGTGCTGGGGACTGAGGGCCAGGGTCCTGCAGTCCTAGGTACCACGGTCCTGGGGAccagcaggcagagagcaggggctgggattGCATCTGGGATGTGGGCCAGAGGCTGGGATTGTGTCTGGAatgggagctgggcaggggctggggccaggGTGGGCTGGACTCAGGGCCATCCGTCCAGGGCAGGGGTACTAAGCCCTGGTTTGCCTTGCAGCTGCTGTCGCAGTGCTTCCAGGTGGTGCTGGCCGTGCACCTGGGCAAAGACTACACCCCCGAGATGCATGCTGCCTTTGACAAGTTCTTGTCGGCCGTGGCTGCCGTGCTGGCTGAAAAGTACAGATGAGCCACTGCCTGCACCCTTGCATCTTCAATAAAGACACCATTGCCAAAGCACTGTGTCCGTGTGTGCTGGGACTGGGCATCGGGGGCCCCAGGGTGGGCTGGGTTGCTTCCCCACATCCCTCAGAATGGAGAGATCTGCTGGCGGGGCTGGCTGTGGTAGTGGGGAGGAGGCACTGGCCCTGGGGTCCATGGCTACTCTCCAGGGCCCTGCTCACTCTCCCATTCCAGCTTGGGGCCTGCCCAGTTAAACACAGTCCTGAAGCTGGTAGCAGGACCTTGGGGACAGAGCTCAGCCTGTCACCTGCCTGTGCCTGCAAACCTTGGGTGTGGGGTAAGGGTATGTGAAGCCAACCATGGTTCCTGGATCTCCTTGAAGGATTTTCCATGGGGAAGGATTAACCCTTCCTGGCTCTGTCACCATGACTGTTTAGGATTTGATTTGGGATGCTGTGGGAGCTAAGCGCCTGCATGAGCTCCACAGGCAATCAGACAAGTTCATGGAGTGACAAAAAATCCACTGTGAACCATGAAGTACAAACACTGCTCTTGGTCTCAAGCCCCTGAGCCACAAATCCCTAGCAAGTGCCTAGGAAgtgtccccctcccctgccctgggtGTCTGCTCCTCCCATGGCATCTGGGG
This is a stretch of genomic DNA from Anser cygnoides isolate HZ-2024a breed goose chromosome 15, Taihu_goose_T2T_genome, whole genome shotgun sequence. It encodes these proteins:
- the LOC106033590 gene encoding hemoglobin subunit pi is translated as MTLTQAEKAAVITIWTKVATQADAIGAESLERLFSSYPQTKTYFPHFDLSQGSAQLRGHGSKVMNAVGEAVKNIDDIRGALAKLSELHAYILRVDPVNFKLLSHCILCSVAAHYPSDFTPEVHAAWDKFLSSVSSVLTEKYR
- the LOC106033591 gene encoding hemoglobin subunit alpha-D, encoding MLTADDKKIIAQLWEKVAGHQDEFGNEALQRMFVTYPQTKTYFPHFDLHPGSEQVRSHGKKVAAALGNAVKSLDNISQALSELSNLHAYNLRVDPANFKLLSQCFQVVLAVHLGKDYTPEMHAAFDKFLSAVAAVLAEKYR